The window TGCGTGTCGCGCGATGCGTGCCTTCGGCTGGTTCGCTGCCCGATCATACGGTGGAGGAGCAAGTGGCCGTTGCTGGTGCGAGCGCTGAGGAGGAAGGCGattccgatgatgatgatgtgctggtggtgctggtggtgccggtgctggtgctggtgtcggtgctggggatgatgatgctggtcgTGGTCGAAGTGGTCACCTCCaccggtgccgtcggtggcgtcggtgaGGTTGATTGTGGCGGGGCTGTGGACGACGCCGGGGCCGCTGCCGTCGGGGCGGCGGGAACGACCACCGGTGTCGGGGGTGATTTGGGGGAAACGGACAGCTGTGGGGTGGTGGCATGTTTTACGCTCGCATGCGCGGGCGCTCGCAGTTAGATGTTGGACTTCGAGAAGCTGACGCGCAAATGGTTCGATTCCGACAGCTGGTAGTTGTGCATCTTGATCAGCGCACACACGGCGTCCTCCACTGAGCTGAGCTGTATGAGGGCCATCTTGTGGTCCTTCCTGCAATAAACAACGGAGGGCGGCAAGCATTAGGCAGGTCGGATGGGCGCATCGGTCACGCGCAAACTTACGGGAAAAACTTGAAAGCTTTCACATCGAAGCTGTTCTTGGTGAAGGCTTCCTTGATCTCGTCCTCGGTTACGGTAGATCTGTGGATTGCGACAAAAAAGAACGGGTATTAGTTGGTCATTCGAATGTGGACATTGAATCAATAAAACCAGAGTTGTGCCAGCAAACGGTCGCATTTCAGACATCCAATTTCTTCACGTCTATCGCCGCCAAATGGCCACGCAGAAGGCGAACGGCGAGCCACTTTTTGCTTTAATTACATTATCATAAGTACTCGCGGTGAATGAAATTGAGCGTGCCAACGTGTCACAGAGCCGGCGGACAGACGGATCTAGTTCTTGCCGAAGGATGCCACCAGGTGCCGGAGAGCAATTGCTGGCTCTGAGGCGGCGTGAAAGGACACAACCAATAAAGAAGTCACTCAATGGGCGCGTCGCGGCAAAGAGGACGCAGCGATGACGCAACGAGAGACCTTTCTCCCATCGGTTCGGTAAGTGAACTACCTGGACACGGGTAcggggttttcttttgaattACCGCTTTCATTTGGTGTAATTATGTGAAGGCGTCGTGGTGAATGGGTAAGGAATAAAACACTTCAGCACATACTGTCCGGGGTCCAGACACTCACCGAGAGGCCACGGTATAAGTGGCAGTAGTGGAATTGCACCGGGTATAGGCTGGCGTAGGGAAGCTCCACGAGAGAAAATCCCAATCCCGTTGGTTGCCCTGTCGGCCTTCTGTCCTTTCTGTCCCCGACCCGAGAaccccggcgtgtgtgtgacttTTGTGACCCCACATAGCAGAGGGTAGTTTCAAATCTACTTATTTAGTTACAATTATCTTTCCGTTGGCCTCCGCCTCCGTTGGTCCAAAGTTCCATCGAGCCGGATGGGTGCCTCATGCTCGCCCTTTTCACCATGTGTCACTCTCGGGACTCGGGGGGCGCATAACGGAGCGAAGGTACTGCCCAGTTATGATTGTCGCTCTGTGCCGGGTCGGCCCAGAGAGTCCTCTGGGCGATGGTTAATTTATCGACCATGTCCTGCGGCGACCGGTCGGGGCCCTCCCAGGTCCCTGGTCCAAGTTGGAAGGACTAAAGGCTAAGGCAAACAAAAGGATTAAAAATCTATCCTTTTTGCTCCGGCAATCAGCGCGCCGTCATGCTCCACTccaccgcggcggcgacgaccgaGGGCGACGTTTGCGTTTGAACTACGGGACTCCACAGAAAAGCGTTCCCTCTAAGGCAATGGGTAAGGCTAAGCTGCGACCACCTGATACGCCGGTGGACACCGCTGGTGGCCCTGTGGTTTGTAGCACTCCAGCACCCCAGCGCGGATGGACGAAGGAAGATAattaaaagtttgttttctcttcacTCGACACCTCGTCCTGCTACGAGGACGGCTCGCTCCGAGTCTGCAGACTCCCACAGTTTGTTTAACTAGGAAAGAGAGCAcaagcaagagagagagcgagcgagcgagtaaTCCGGCCCGGTACCAAGTTCTTTAATAGTTACAGCAAAGTACTGTCGCTTCGCTGTCGTCCAATTTGCGAGATCCAACTGCGGACCATCCCGGGAACACCGACGGCCGGGCGGAGCTTGGAGGTGGAAGCTTTAATTCCGTTTCTGCCAACATAATCATTGAGGCAGCGACCAGACTAGGAGGAGACACCAGGCAGAGCTGGTTCCGGCGCTGGAAATTACTGAAGTGGATTATGCATAAAAGTGTTTCCATGTCCATTGTTTGCCCCAACACCGTGTGCCTTCCCTCGGCCACGCGGACTTTAAACCGGGGTCTGGGTCGTCTGGCCAAACTGGGAAGCTGGGAAAAAGTTTGCGTAAAGTAGACAACTTTAAAAATCTTATCAAGTCCCTGGATGATCTTCTGGTCCCGCCGGTCGCTGCGTCCTCAATCATCGATGAACCGGTGCAGCAGCGCGAACCGCCCCAGTCCCAGTCAGGGCACTTTTCCGGGGTCAAATGGTAAACGGTAGACGAGCGTCTTCTCGAACGGCAGGTGAAGAAGTTTACAGTGACTGCAGGTCTTGGGAAACCCGATAGGGGACAAATCCCAACCCCTGAACGGTGTGGCCAATACTTACGGAATGTTGCTTAAATGCAGTGtagctgacggtggatagatGTTCTGGTAGTTTTTGCTGCCCGGCTTCTTGAACCGGTGCAACGGATTTTGTGCGTAGTCGCGGGTCAGGCCGGCATCCGGTTGGCCCTCCTTCGGTAGCTGCACCGCCTGATGTTTGCTCGGCATCACGCGGATCGCTTTGTTCCAGATACGGAGCTTGTCCAAATGGGTCATAGCTGAAAGTGGACCGgcagagagcgaaaaagagatATTAGAGAGAGAGGCCCAATTACAGTAAGAAAGGCTGGAGAACGTTTCCACGAAGAGCAGACCCAGATTTCGGACGACCCTCAGCATCCTTCACAATCCTTTCACGCCTCGGAAGGCCTTCCGTTCGGCAGGCACCGGAACCGCGTCGGCCGAAGCCAACCCGGTCGAGGTAATCGTTTTCGGTTAAGCTTTTCATTCACTCATTCAATTTCGGGCGGCTTATTTATTTAGATTCCATCTCCgggcccaccaccgggaccgtGCTGTGGCCGTGGCTTCGTTGGGCCACCCGGACGGAAAGTCAGGACCGAGTCGAGCAgggaaaacccggaaaacaGCGGCCCGGCACGCAGACCGGTATGCTTTGAAGGCCGTCCGGCCAGAGGTAGCCGACGGATGCCGTGATCAACAAATGAATTTATTCGTCGCCTACCCTTCGCTTCGGTGGGATTCTGTCCAAATCCGGACCGGGCGCTCcatcgacaaaaaaaaaggaaaaatgggaGACCAACTGAAGGTGCCGAAAAGGTGGAAACAGTAACtcatacaaaacaaaacagaccgCTGCAAAACAAATAGTATCTCGCCTCGCGCCGCGCCAGGGAACTTCCTTTCTCGATAAACACCGGCGGGCTGCTGGCTACGTTGTAAACATTTCTACCAATTATTATTTAATATGCACACGATGGAACACAGCACAGTGGCGTAGGCCGCAAAGGCGCGTCTTCTGACACACggggtgcaaaaaaaaaacacgtgtaACGTGTAACTTTCCATCTAGTGGCGTCAGTGGTGGACGCAAAATGGCAGCTTCATCAGACACAGCCGACGCACCGGATCGATAAATACACCGTGGAGGGATGTGGCGCGTTCGTCGGTCGGAGCTACCGGTCGGTTGGAAGCTGCGGAAACTCCGGACCGCGGAACTCAACTGGGAAgtattttttttctgaaaCTTTTGAATTGGAAAACGGACGCTCGGCGCTTGTTGCCTGGCGGGAAAAAAGAAGTTACCAAACGTTGGTTCATCATTTTTTCGGTTACCGACTTTTATcggaaaaaccaaccaacggtGGTTGtgtgctttctttctctatctctatccACAGGGGTCCTGCTGTTGAGTGTAAGCCCACAGCAAACCACACACCCCTCCGAATATGTGGGCTCCGGTGCGATCCCCACACACGCCCGGTCAATATGGATGCGCCCGGCATCTTCCtgttgattatttatttacaacgAGATTTATTGCGCGTAAGCCGAGCCCGCGAAGCGTCGTCGGTTGTGCATTTTTAAACCCCcgaacttttttttcgtttgcacgAAAAACACCGGCAAACTCACGAAAATAAAGAGCCCTACTGTGAGAGAGTTGGTTTTTCGGAGCCGAATTTTGGAGTTGGTTGCCGTGAAGTGCCGAACCGCAACCGTTGAGGGGCGCGTACTAGGCCGCTGGGCCATCGGAACCGTAATATGGTGAAAGTTTTCGCCGGAGAATGCAGCGCACCGGTGAGTTGAGGTGGAACACTAAATTCCAccttcgcagcgcagcgtgaTGGACGGGTGAGCGCTTTGGGTGTGCGATTAGCGACTAGCCCGCCCCTCGGTGGAAAGCTTTCCATCCATCGCCCATCCCTGTCCCGGTTATTACACACAGATCACACAGCTACAGCTACTTACCCAAATACGCCTGGTAGGGTTCAGCCATCTGAATCAGGGCTGAATCCTTTTTGTTGTAGAGAATCTTTACACGTTGTACATCACCATACACCCCTGTGTGCGAGGGAACGTTGCGGAAGCATAGGAattggagaaagaaaacaaacaagaaattaGTCAATTTCCCTTCCTTGAGAGTGTTTTTTACTGTTCATCAAATTGTGAATTCTAATGAAGAATGACCACCAAAAGGAGCTGCACCGAGTTGGGCGCATCCGTTTTACCGATTCGTTGacgttcattcattcattgctccgtgttgctgtgtgtgtgtgtgtgtgtgttagtttCCAAGTGGTTTCGGTGTCTGcgtgtctgtgtttgtgtatgtgcgcCGCGGTTTGTGGGTTTGTTTATGGTTTGGCTAATCCTATAATCATCACCCGTGGATTCAAGAGAGTTAgtggaaccaaaaaaaaacacggtcaCAGAACCTCATTTGTCAATCAGTCGGTGAGGACATTCATTCTAATTGCTGCAATGGGCCGTGCATTTCAATCGTGTACGATGGATGTAGCTCAAAGTTAACAGATAGTTTCTCTTAAAAGGCTTCCAAGAATATCTTGAATATATCGAATATCAGCATTCTCCAATATGCAGAGAGACAAATCATATACTAAGATGTCCTACCAGCTCTGGTTCGATAGTATTAAATGGGCGCTCATTGCAATGGTGACATTTTACGGTAAAAATTTTAAGAACAAAGTATGATAATTTAAAGTGTGTGTCAAAAGAAGCATAAGTTCAGAAATGGACaacaattttctgcaaaaaagGGCATTATAAAACATTGTCTCACTAATAATGCtgatgctggatgctggtggattgaattttccacccattcAAGGGGCTTTTGCAAGCCGAACGTGGACTTTCATAGCCAATCAATCACAATGATGACAACATAGAACTGGGTGCCTCCAgaatttatcacatttttaaTGCCAGAATCTCTCCCAAATTTCATCTAACaaagtaaaaattaaatcattcaGCCATCgagcaaaacaatttcattttcatcaagaTCAACAACGCACAAACCAGTTTCCATTATTTGACTTTAAAGAACTGATGCAATATTCGTGATGTAGGTTGCGTTTCCAGAGAAATTCAATATCTGCAATCGTTGCCAACATTTTTGGCAGAAGTTTGGCCGGGAATATCAATATCTGCACTCGTTGCCAACATTTTTGGCAGAAGTTTGGCCGGGAAAACGCTCATTGATGGTCTTTTAATAAGTCGCCGGCATTTGCGATGCGACGCCTTGAACGTGGTTCGGAAAATCAATTCAACTATCCCCTATCAGCCCCATTATCCTGCGCAGCGCACTGTGCGTGTCGCAGGGTGGTAAATGTTTTCACAAAAGATTTTCTGGCAACTTTAAAGGTAaacaacacaccgaccgactAAGTTGCACCTTCTCCGTGCTAGCCGTGCATAACACTAAGGTCTGGCGTGATGTCCCGCTGGCCGAATGGGACACCACGGCACCCTGGCACGCCAAGCTCGGCGAAGGAACACCCTTCGGCCCGGCAAACAATCGAGTGaagaaaatttcattcaacatGTCCCGCAGTGTGGAGGAAGGACGAACGGCGCGGAAATGGAAGCATTTACCATCGGTCAAAACACCTGCCGGCGGGGACCGTGCCCCCTGAGCAGGTCGCTAAAGGTCGCgccgggttcgggtccgggAAGTTCGGGTCCGCTGTGAACCGCTGTGGAACCAAGGACCAACGGCCCGGCGGAAGTAACCTGTTAGCACTCCTAAATACTGCATCCTGTCGTTTTCTTTACTACTTTTCCTTTTTGAGCGCTTCCTTCCGGCGGTCGCTGATGGTGTGGTGCTTGGTGGCCACTAGCGTGTGCGCACCGACAAAAATGTGCCactaagcacacacacacacgagccaACAATCGAAGGATGGAAGATGGTGGGTGGGCCGTGTGTACACATGATGTTTGCACTTTTGTGCTTCTTGAGGACACCTTTTCCATTTCGTCGCCATTTGTTAAGCTGTCTGTGGCCCGCAGCAGCGACCTGGAGAACGCAGGAGAACTCCTCCACGCCATCGGAAGGCGTCGTTAAAATCTGGTTCCGTTCTGATTCCCGACTCCAGACCGGGggcacaggcaggcagggaaCTGCCCCGTCCGCGTACTCCCGGCCAAAGGATCggttgcgcgtgtgtgtgtgtatgtggccACATTTTTAGTCCTCGCCCCGGCACCTacatatatttttattgctaTTGCCATATTAcatttattattatcgttGCCGCTTCACGTGTGGTTCGTTCCATTCTGCTCCAGCTTAGCCGACCTCCCCGGGTGTGTGGAATCGGGTCGCCAGCACAGCATATGGACACAGCGTCTCGAGCACGGCGAGTTCGATCGGTGGGACCGAAAAACCTTTACCCCGTGACTCGGTTTCTTGCGCC of the Anopheles cruzii unplaced genomic scaffold, idAnoCruzAS_RS32_06 scaffold00856_ctg1, whole genome shotgun sequence genome contains:
- the LOC128276289 gene encoding polypyrimidine tract-binding protein 3-like, whose amino-acid sequence is VYGDVQRVKILYNKKDSALIQMAEPYQAYLAMTHLDKLRIWNKAIRVMPSKHQAVQLPKEGQPDAGLTRDYAQNPLHRFKKPGSKNYQNIYPPSATLHLSNIPSTVTEDEIKEAFTKNSFDVKAFKFFPKDHKMALIQLSSVEDAVCALIKMHNYQLSESNHLRVSFSKSNI